CTTAAATTTGTTTTACCAGTTATCTTCACGATAAGACTTGTCCTTCCCAGCCAGGAATCCCTGGTGACATGGGCAAGCCCTGCTGTTAACATAACCGCGTCAACGCCTGCGTCAACTATTTTCTTCAACACCCCCCTGGGGTCTATGGTTTCGCTCGTGAAATCTCCTGGACCATGCTCGAATCCGTGGTCAAAGGCGAATACAACTGCCCTCCCATCACGGAGGATTCTGGTTAGTCTCACGGTTTTCCCAATGTTCGAGTACGACATACTACCACCTTACATGTTTGATTTAATTCTTAAGATGAGTTTTAAACTCAAATTCCGTTAAGGTTTGACTTAAAGTAGGAAAATCGATTTCATTATTGATAATCCGAGGTAAACTGCTGAATAAACTATTAACGATGCTATCAACACTCCAGAACTTATCGCAACTATAGCTTTCCTCTTATCCAGTCGGAGTAGGAATGCCACTAGACTTCCAGTCCACGCACCTGTTGCGGGAAAAGGAACAGCAACAAATAACGCTAGAGATATGAAGGTGATTTTTTCCATCTTCGAGGCTTTCTCCCACGCCTTCTCAATTATTTTGAAATACAGGTTTCTGAGGAAACTTGGAAACTTTTCATTCATGATTATTTTCTCAACTATTGAAAGGATGTTCAACGCAACAGGCGCTATAAGCAGGTTCGCGAAGACGCCTGTTAATGCTAGAATAGTCATTGAAGCAGCATCATTCCCTGCTTTGATTATAGCGTATGGTATGGCTCCTCTTACCTCGCTAATAGGGAGGAACCCGAGGATAAACGCTATCATTATGCTTTGCAAGTCTACGCCGCTCATCCTGCACAGCCCTATCTCTGGGATAAAATATTCATGTTAGAAGAGGGTTTTAACTAGTTTCGGGCGCTTCTCTCCCTCCTCCGTACAAGGCTTCTTTTATAACCTCCTCAGCGCTTTCCTGGGCTTTCTTTATATCACTGCTGGAGAGATCCTTGTATATCTCCCGGTTGACGTATATTGTGAATAATACCTCGGGTATGAGCCCATGCTGTTGCGCAAACTCTTCATAGGTTAACTCTTCCAAGTCTATAACCTTGCCGCCGCGAATCTCTACAACGTGTATTTTATCTAAAACCTCAGAGCCCGAGGACGGGTATATTTCAACCTTGTCAATAATCGTTAGAATATCAGATGGGTTGACATTTTTACTTTTCAACACGGTTGAGATTTCTTCACCGATCTTATCTTTCAATGTTTTCTGATAAGCCTCTCCGAAGCGTTCACTGAACAAGTGTTTTGCGTGTTTCAAATTATAGTTAAACCTACCCACCATCTTCCACACGGGCTTCCTTTCAATAAAGAGGCTTTGCAACGCCTTTCTAGCCAAATCCTTGTCTACACACTCATATGCTGAAGGATCTTCATGCATCAAACCTGCTAGCATGGTGTAAAGGGAGTGATCGGTTAGCAGGAAGTATTTTGACAAGTTTTCAGGGCTCTGCAACATCTCCTCAATTATCTCGACAAGCCTAGACCTCAAGCATTGGAGAAGATAACCAATCATCTCGATAAAAGCTACGTTCACAGGATGGAGGTATACGTTCTTATACATTATCTTCCTCGCGTCGAAGAGTCTTGCTATCTCGTCCAAAGACTTGCGAGTAACCCCCGGGATGATCATATTGTTCTTCTCAACTAGAAACGTATTTCTAATAATCCAGTCATCATTAATCTCCCCTACTGGAACCCCCGTGAAAAAGCTATCTCTCTTAAGGTAATCCATGATGTCGCTAGTGTAGGCGTAATCCCTGACAACTAGCCTAACAATACTGCTCAAGCCGTTAACGGATGGATTGTAAAAGTCCTTATCTGAAAGAAGAGACCGGCTAACCAGGTCTGTGAAATCCCTCATACCCCTTGGAGGCTTCATGCCTTCATCAAGCAGTGAGATAAGTACCTCCGGGTCGAGGCCGAGGGTTTTCGCAGAATTCAATGCCAGCTCGAATATTTTCTCCCTTAAAACCTGCCTGTAGATTAGATACCCGACGACTTCATGATTACCAACGCTGTAGCCCAAGAACTCTCTGGTTTTGTAAACGTATTTGTCGAAGGCGTGGCTAAATGGGCCGTGCCCTAGGTCATGCATTAACCCCAGCAATCTAGAGGCGAAAATAATCTCCTTCTGATGCTTAATAATTTCCCTCCTAGACTCAGACTCTTCCGGTAAATGGTATGAAGTCCTCAGCAAGTTGTTAACGTATTTGAAAGATGAGTGCATAACACCTATCGAATGAGCGAATCTTGTATGCGTAGCGTTCGGGTAAATAAAGTGGGCTGCCTGAAGCTGGTAAATATATCTCAACCTCTGCAGTGGCCACGAATCGATCACCTTGTCTTCGAATCCTTTCACGAAATCTATATAACCGTATAACACGTCTCTTATCTGCCCGTTAAACGGGATGAACGGGGACTGAGAGGGCTCCATATTAAACACTCCACCATGTTCATACCTATATATTGGAATATACGTTTCAACCAATTCCTCGAACCCACTAGTGATCAGTGATCATGGTAATACTTGTTAAATCAAGTATTTAAACTTACCACCCCACAAACTCCGGGCGAAAATATTTATAATTTGCAGTTTAAATTGCCATATATTCACCAAGGTGTTTATTATGAGGGATTTTCAAGAGTGCTTGAATATAGTTTCCCGCAAGGTTAGCAACGATCTCCATAGTTTGGAGAAATTACTCGACATTAGTGAGGTCATCATCAGTGAAAGAGTGAGAGGGAATTTATCAAGAATACTGGACAGTGTTGCCAACGCAAATCCCGAGGAATACTATTTCGTCGAGATTTATAACGAGGAGCTTAAGGCAAGATGCATATTGGTTTTCGAGGGAGGAAATCTCTTAAGAGTCGCCTTCGGAGGAACCGATTCCAATGTTCTTGTGAATCCCGAAGACTTTTGCAGAAGGATAAGCGATTCTGAAATAGCCTTATTCAAAGTAGTATTGCCTTTACTACAGTGGAAGCAGGATATGGTTTTCGGGTTTGAACCCATGGATTCACAACACGAAAAGATTCTTCATAAATGGAATGAGCTTATAAGAGAGTTATTAAGGGGAGAGGGTAAGGAAGCTGTGGTATTGAAGGAGCTTGTCAACGAGGTTTTCAAACATCTTGCTTACGAAGAGGATTTGATGAGGAGGTATAAGTATCCGAAGGCGAAACAGCATTTCAAGGATCACGAAGCCTTTAGAAGCCTTTTAAACCAGTTGATAAGTAGGGCTGATAAAATTGGAGTAATAGGTATGCTTAGGGAGAATATTGGATTTGTGTATGCATATCTTGCACACTTGAATAGCGCTGATCGCGAGCTTGCATCGTTTTTGAAAAAGAATATTCTCTAGAATTTCCACGTACCAATCTCGTAAACTTGTCATCAAGTATGCTTTCAAGCTAAAATGCCTTAGTGGAGACTATATTCGGATTCTGGAAATAAGGGGTAGGTTTTTGAAATAAAAAGGTTTAAAAAGCTAATAAACCATTAAGAAAAATTGGTGAAAAATATGCCAGGCCAAATACCGTTAATCGGTGAGAAATTCCCTGAAATGGAAGTAGTTACAACGCACGGTAAGAAGAAGCTGCCTGACGATTATAAAGGAAAATACCTAGTACTCTTCAGCCATCCCGCGGACTTCACTCCTGTCTGCACCACGGAATTCGTGGGATTCGCGAAGAGGTATGAGGATTTCAAGAGGTTGAATGCGGAGTTACTTGGGCACAGCGTTGACGGAGTGTTCGCCCATATCAAATGGGTTGAGTGGATAAAGGAGAAGCTAGGAGTGGAAATACCCTTCCCAATAATAGCCGATCCGGCCGGTGAAGTGGGCAGGAAGCTAGGCTTCCTGCACGCTCAGAGCACTACACACACTGTCAGAGCCGTGATGATAGTGGATACGGAGGGAGTCATACGCGCCATACTTTACTACCCCCAGGAGGCAGGCAGGAACATTGATGAAATACTGAGACTGGTTAAAGCCCTGCAATTGAACGACAAGTACAAGAGGGCTGTGCCACACCTGTGGCCGAACAACGAGTTAATAAAAGACTCACTAATAGTGCCCCCGCCGACGACTGTTCAGGCAGCTAAAGAGAGATTGGCGGCTTACAAGTGCTACGACTGGTGGTTCTGCTACGAGGAAGGAAAAGTCCCCGGGGAAGAGGTCGTAGAAGTTAGAAAGTGGCTTGAAAGAGCCGCTTCTAAACCCTAATTTTTTCCATTAACACCTTTAAAGGTTAAATTCTCGCCTCCCATTATCTTGCATAGGGGATTAATAGTGAGCAACACTGTGTATTCCAGAGTGGGAGATAACCTGTACATGCTTCAATACAGGGATTACGAGACAAAGTATTTCGAAGGATTATGGCACATACCCGAGGGTGTTACCTATAACTCCTTCATACTTGAAACCAGGGAGGGCTTAGTAGTGTTCGACACGTGGAAAAGGTCGCTGAGAGGGCTGTTTATTGAGGAGTTCTCAAAACACTTCGACGTTAGAGACGTCAAATACCTTGTCGTACACCACATGGAGCCGGACCACAGCGGCTCAATACCTTACTTGCTCGCCTCTAATCCTGAGGTAACCGTTCTCGGGCATGTTCTCTCGAAAGGAATGATCGAATCATTCTATCAAGTGAAACCCCGTTTCCAGCCTGTTAAAGACGGGGAGGTCTTGCAGTTAGGAGGTTTCAGGCTGAGATTCTTGCACACGCCATGGCTACACTGGCCTGAAACGATCATGACCTACGTGGAGGAGGAAGAGGCCCTTTTAACCTGCGACGCGTTCGGATCCTACGGAGTCCCCAGCAGAATATTCCACGATGAACTAAGTGTTGAGGAGAAGGAAAGGTTCTCGCGATACATGGTGAAATACTTCGCCAACATTATCGGGCACTTCAGGGAATGGGTTGTTAAAAACATTGAGAAAATCTCTCAGCAAAACCTCAAAATCTCCGCAATCCTACCTGCTCACGGGGTTCTCTACAGAGGGGATTCCGTCAGAGAGGTTGTCGAGAAGTATAGGAGCCTGGGCGCTGGCGAAACCGTTCCGGGTAAAACCGTGATTGCTTACACGAGCATGTATGGGTTTGTATCAGAAGTGGTGGATGACGCAGTAAGCCTTCTAGATAAATATGGTATTAAGCCATTGGTCTACGGGTTCACAGACAGGGAGCGCGCGGATTTCAGCGAGCTAGTTGCCGACGCGTATCAGGCGGAAAACTTAATAATAGCCACCGCAACATATGAGGCGAGAACGTTTCCTTTGATGAAAGAAGTGGTGGAGCTGATTATTGAGAAAACCCCTGTCAACAAGAATGTCCTAGTCATCGCGCTATACGGGTGGGGAGGTAAGGCCGGGGCCGAGCTGGAAGAGCTTCTCACCAAGAACGGGTTTAGAAAACGAGAGGTCATAGAGTTCAGGGCTGGGCAGCGCGAGAACGTGCGGAAAGAATTAGAGGACAGAATGCCGAGACTCCTGGGTAGGAGGTAATGCACTAGAAGAAACTCTTTGACGAAAGCCACATTAATTAAATGATTTCACCGGAACTATATCATTGTTTTAGCAGAACATTTAAGCATGAAACCCTTAAGAAGATTTTTAAAACTAGCGGAAAACGAGCAATCACATACTACGCGCCTCGAAAAATATAATCCAGTGAAGGACTGCGTAGCCCTGGTTTCATGCTGAGGGTTAAAGCATTATCGTACAAAATTTTTCGCCAGATTAAAAGGGTATAGAGCTTTCTTAAGCCTAATAGAGGCCTTAGAGGCCTCCGCTATAAGGATCTACTGAAACTACTCGGCAAGGCCAACGGCTAGTTTGAGAAGCAACTTTTGGAGAGTCTTCTCCGAGATGAAATCACGCATGAAATAAGTCTACAGGAAGAGATTCGCCTACATGTGGAAAAACCTAGAGATGCGTGAAGGATTGGAGCGCGGAAACTGTTAACCCATGCTTCTACTTACATAGTGCTCGAGGCAGAGATAAAGCCGCGTAAAACCCGGTTGACTCCGAGGAAACTTGAAATACTACATGTGGCTTTAGTACTCGAAGTTTGTTTCCGCTTCTCTTAGTGGTGGGCACTTCTTATCTTTCTCGCTTAATATCACGTTCTCTTTCACCGGCCATTGAACCCCTATTTCCTGATCATCCCACTTAATGCACCTCTCGTGCTGTGGTGAGTACTCCTTTGTTACTAGGTATAGGAAGTACGCGTCTTCGAGGGCTTGGAATCCGTGTGCGAAGCCGGGTGGTATCCATAGAGCATAACCGGGTTCTAGAAAAACCCCAACGTACTTGCCGAACCATGGAGATCCTTTTCTGATATCCACTGCTACATCGTAGACCCGGCCACTTATAACGTAGACTAGTTTGCCCTGCTCCATTGGCTTCAATTGGTAGTGAAGGCCCCTGATAACGCCTCTCCTAGAGAAACTAAGATTGGTCTGCACGAAGTCGTATGGTATGTCATTGGCGAGAAAATCCGTTCTCTTATAGAGCTCTGCGAAGAAGCCACGCTCATCAGGGAACCTAGTGTACTCGACGAGAACAATGCCCGGTATATCTAGCTTCTTAAATGACTTAAAAGGCATTTACAACCCCTCTATAAACCTCCTATATGTCGAGACCATGTCTTTTAGGCAATCAGGCACAGGTGGGAGAGACAAACCCAGCACTCTGGCCTTCGCCGTGTTGAGGCTTGAATCCCTCGGCCTCCTAGCTGGGAGATTAACCGATTCAAGAGGCCTCGGCTTCACGAGATTCTCGCCCACCCCCAACACCTCGGCGAATAGTCTAGCGAACTCGTATCTCGACAAGCGCTCTCCAGCAATGTGTAAGACCCCCGTGGGCTTTGTATCCACTAGTTTAGCCAGGATCTCGCTGAGGAACCTCGTATATGTCGGCGAAAGCCATTGATCAATGAATGCTTCAACATTCTCTCCTCTAAGCAGTCTCTCTAGTACTATCACTCCGAAGTTCTTCTTACCAGTTGGGCTATAACCATAGAGGCCGCTAACCCTGACTATGACGCTGTTCTTGGGTAGGATCGCTCTAACAGCTACTTCTCCCAGGAGCTTGCTCAGCCCATAATAATTAACTGGTGCAGGTGTATCCTCCTCCCTGTAGAGTCCTTTTTCACCATTGAACACGTAGTCGGTGGACACATATATGAAGTAGTCCGTCTCCCGGCCCGCCCTTGCAAGGGCCTCTGTGCCGAGATAGTTGACTCTATATGCCTTCTCCTTGTTGACCTCGCATCCATCCACGTCGGTGTATGCCGCGGAGTGCACTATTATGTCAGGCCTAACCTCCCTGACAACACTTATTATACTTTCAGGATCCTCTAGGTTTAACTTGATCCAAGCGGCTTCTAGTCCCGGCGGATTCTTCTCATTGTATGTGGCGTAAACCTTGAACCCCTTGGATGAATAGGTCTCAGCAATCCAGTATCCTAGGAGGCCTGTGCCACCTGTTACTAGGACTCTCATGGTTTCACCATTAAATTGATCCATTAGGGGGTTTCAATGCCTCCATGGGGTATCGCTTAATACATATACTTCGTCTACGAGCGGTCTCCACCACCATTCATTACGGGTATACCACTCGATGGTCTTTGCTAGTCCCTCCCCTAGCTTAACAAGCGGCTTCCAGCCTAGCCCGAGTATTTTATTGCACTTCATTGCGTACCTCCTGTCCTCGCCTGGCCTCCCCTTCACGTAGACTATGTCTCTCGCTGGGTCTCTTCCCATGGACTCTACCACCCTATAGACTATTTCCCTCACTGTAGCTGACTCGCTGGCGCATATGTTGTACACTTCTTGGTATCCCCCTCTGGTGAGTATTGTGTATAGTGCTCTCGCAGTGTCTTCAACGTAGAGCCAGTCTCTAACTTGTGATCCATCCCCGTAGATGGTGGCTGGTTTCCCGTGCAGTAGCCTTATAATAGTCCTCGGTATCAGCTTCTCGGGGTGCTGGTAGGGCCCGTAGTTATTGGAGGGCCTGGCTAATATGTACTTTAACCCGTATGTCCTGCCATAGGATTTAATCAATAAGTCGCCGGATGCCTTGGAGGCTGAGTATGGGCTGGATGGGTTTAGCGGCCATTTCTCGTCTGCTTCTCCCTCGACTCCGTATAGGTCTCCATATACTTCATCCGTGGACATGTGTAGTAGTCTATTAACGTCTAGTCTCCTGGAGACCTCGAGGATTGTGAATACTCCGTATATATTTGTCTGGAGGAATGGGGCTGGGTTGTTGATTGATCTATCCACGTGTGTCTCCGCCGCGAAGTTAACTATTGCATCGGCTTGGAACTCCCTTAACGCGTGTTCGAGGAGTTCCTCGTTGCATATGTCTCCCCGTATAAACTTTAATCGCTTGTTTTCCAAGAGGCCGTGGAGGTTTTCCAGTCTACCAGCATATGTTAGTTTATCGTATACGAGGACTTGTACGTCTTCATGGTTGCTCACTAGGTATCTCACAAAGTTGCTCCCTATGAATCCAGCACCACCCAAGACAGCTATTCTCAAGTCAACCACCTAGAACTCTACAATACTGTTGTCAGATATAACCAGCCTGGCTTCTCCATGGTTCCCCCTTCGAGATTTGACAATGGATCTAGCTCCTATAATGCTATCCCTTAGCCTGAGAACCCCGATGTCCAAACTGGCCTCCTCGAGCACTAGGCTCCTGGAGAGAGAACCAGACAGTATCTTGGCCCCCTGCTCAATGGACGTGTAGTGCTCGATACTAGTGTCTTTCTCTACGACTACGTTTCTACCTATGTATGCTGGTCCATAGACTCTGCCCTCTACTACAGCCTCCTTCTCAACTATTGCTCTACCAATAACTTCCCCTCTGATATCGCCTTCAAATCTCTCATTTACATTATCTAGTAGTAGGTATAGTGCTTCGAGGAGCCCATTATATGTACCCACATCTTTCCACCAACCTGTTATCACGTCATATTCTACTTGGTAATTGTTATCTATAAACCACTGAATGAGCTCTGTGATCTCATACTCCCCCCTCCACGAAGGCTTTAATGTTTTAAATGCTTTAACGACGAGATCAGGGTCTCTAAACATGTATACTCCCACGACGGCGAGATCTGAGACAAACTCCCTCGGCTTCTCAACAAGCCTAACCACCCTTCCATCTCTGAGGACTGCAACGCCGAATCTAGAAGGATCCTTCACTTTAGAGAGCAAGATGTATACGTCTGCATCTTTTTCTAAAAATCTTCTGACATTTTGTCTAACTCCTCTAGATAATATGTTGTCTCCGAGATAAACAATGAATGGCTTGTCCAAGAATCCTTCTTCAATAGATAAATATATAGCGTGCGCGATGCCGAGTCTCTTCTCCTGGACAATATAGCTGAGCCTGTAATTATTGGAGCCTTCTCCAAGAGCATCTTTAATAAGATCTTTGAAATACCCTACTACAACACCAATATCTTTAACACCAGAGTCCACGAGGTCGTCAATAGCGTATTGAATCATAGGCTTACCGAGCAGTGGAATAAGGTGTTTAGGCCTAGAGAACGTGAATGGTCTAAGCCTAGAACCCTCACCAGCAGCAAGAACAAGGCCCTTTAAATCCATATAAGCATCCTCAAAGTACTCAATGAAAAGGAGAAATATTTAAACATGTGCGAAACACAGCCATCTCTTATATTACTCCTCTCAGATTTTAAATCGGAAGAAGTCTAATTAGTATCTAAATGTTGAGGGCAACTATTAATCCTCTATAGTTAAGAGGTTTAAGTTCTTATAAGCCCAGTTCTCAAAGTATTTTTTAACGATGCGTCTAGCTGTGAAGAACACTGGAAGATCTCTTAGCGTTATTTTAACTAGTGGGGCTTTATAAATGTCTAGGAATACTCCTTGATTCTTTAATCTCCTACCTAATCTTACCCCATCAACAACTACTCTTGCCTTAGTCTTCGCGAGGCTGCTAAACCCTGTTCTAGGTAGGAATAAAGTTATGAGGTTTCTCAGCGCGTGTAACAATACTACTTGTTTATACCTAGTATTAGTGATCTGAGTTAAAGCTACTCTATTCCTCTCACCTAAGTAAGTTGAAATAGTGCTCTTCCCCCTACCAAAAGTTAGCCCCCTTGCATGACTAGCTATGACCTCCGGTATAGCTATTAATCTGCAGCCGCAACTCCACAACATTAATCCAAGTACATTGTCATCACCATATCCGAAAAACTCATTAATAAACAGCTTGCCACCAGTACACTTCAATAGGCTTTCAACTCTATAGAGTGAGCAACAACCATCAGCATACGTCACGTAGATCGGCTTGCGTAAAGTCCACGGATACACTTGATTATTTCCAAGAGGATGTGTTAGTAGTAATTCATCAACATAGTCTCCAGCAGTATCTATGAGTCTAGACCCATACTTCAATACAACACCCTGTAATCCAGCAATACCACTATAGTTTTCAGCGTATTCAACTAGAACTCTAAGACCCTCTTGAAACAACACCGCATCATTATTCAGTAAAAGCACATATTTACTCTCCCTATCCCTAGCTATAAAGCCAATATTATTCCCACCAGTGAAGCCGAGGTTATAGTCTAACTTAATAATCTTTCTTCTAAGATTACTTTTCCTCTCAAGAAACTCCTTAATCTTCTCAAAGCTACCATCAGTAGAACCATTATCAACAACTATAAGCTCATACCTATCACTAGGGTAGTCAATGCTTGCAATGGATTCGAGGGATTGTAGCACTAGTGGTAGTATCTTCATAGAGTTGTGGTTAAGCCAGATGATGGAGATTTTTGGGTAAGCCATATATCATCAAATCCTCAAAACTAGACAAATGTGCAGTGATATAAAAAGTTGTGTGGGGTTTTAGCTATAGCTATCTTCTTACCTTGTCTTATTTATCTCTACTATGTATATATTCGATGTTGTACCTCTATAAAGAAGCTCTACTCTCACACTCTCTATACCTATATAGAATTGTTTGTATTCCTCTCCTAGTTGTAGAGCTAGCGTTGTATTATAGAGATCTGGTTTCTCTCTAAACGTCTCCAGATCTCTACTCATATTGGTAGAGGTTACTGTGATTATTTTCGATAAGTTGTTTTTAGCTATGTAAGCTATAGACATTATCAATGTAGGTTCTCTGCTTAATGGTACAATGTTTGTAGGGTTCCTCATATATAGGTGGATCTGTGGATACAAGCCTAAGCTAACTAGTACTACCCCTTCCTGTAAAGCTATAATCTCTGCAATCTTCTCCACATCACTTAAGTTCTTTAGAGCTGGCTCTAGTTTCCACGGGTACCCAGATGCTCGATCTAGTGGCGTCTTTGCCCATATCCTGAAGTGTTCAAATCCGTTTTCTGTGAACGGGTATGCGGAACCTAGGAGAACGATTGGAATAGTTGCTATTGCTAGGATATTTTTGTTTATTCTAGTCAAACCTGCTACTATATAGGGGGTTGTAATGGATAAGAGTATTGTAAACCACCTGTGCTGATCGGTTGGGGCTATAACACATAGCGCTGGTGCAATGAATGCTAGGAATAGAAGTGCTATTGTTAGCTTAGTCCTCACATTTATAGACCTCCATATAGTGGCTATAGTTATTGATGGTGATAGGAGGAGTAGACATGTGATTGTATAGTTGAGTGCTGTAGCAGGGTTATACTCTATATTTCCAGCTACATAAACCCCACTAGGAGTCAACGCCATTACGGGTGTCTGTGGAAACCGTACATACCACAGTAACACTAGTAGTGTAAATATGAGTGTAGCCGAGAACAGCAACTTCTTCTTACCCTTGGCAAGCAGGGTCTCAGCTATAGATAGGAACAATGCTAGAACAGCTACTGGTTCATAT
This is a stretch of genomic DNA from Thermosphaera aggregans DSM 11486. It encodes these proteins:
- a CDS encoding peroxiredoxin; the protein is MPGQIPLIGEKFPEMEVVTTHGKKKLPDDYKGKYLVLFSHPADFTPVCTTEFVGFAKRYEDFKRLNAELLGHSVDGVFAHIKWVEWIKEKLGVEIPFPIIADPAGEVGRKLGFLHAQSTTHTVRAVMIVDTEGVIRAILYYPQEAGRNIDEILRLVKALQLNDKYKRAVPHLWPNNELIKDSLIVPPPTTVQAAKERLAAYKCYDWWFCYEEGKVPGEEVVEVRKWLERAASKP
- the rfbD gene encoding dTDP-4-dehydrorhamnose reductase encodes the protein MRVLVTGGTGLLGYWIAETYSSKGFKVYATYNEKNPPGLEAAWIKLNLEDPESIISVVREVRPDIIVHSAAYTDVDGCEVNKEKAYRVNYLGTEALARAGRETDYFIYVSTDYVFNGEKGLYREEDTPAPVNYYGLSKLLGEVAVRAILPKNSVIVRVSGLYGYSPTGKKNFGVIVLERLLRGENVEAFIDQWLSPTYTRFLSEILAKLVDTKPTGVLHIAGERLSRYEFARLFAEVLGVGENLVKPRPLESVNLPARRPRDSSLNTAKARVLGLSLPPVPDCLKDMVSTYRRFIEGL
- a CDS encoding FprA family A-type flavoprotein; the protein is MSNTVYSRVGDNLYMLQYRDYETKYFEGLWHIPEGVTYNSFILETREGLVVFDTWKRSLRGLFIEEFSKHFDVRDVKYLVVHHMEPDHSGSIPYLLASNPEVTVLGHVLSKGMIESFYQVKPRFQPVKDGEVLQLGGFRLRFLHTPWLHWPETIMTYVEEEEALLTCDAFGSYGVPSRIFHDELSVEEKERFSRYMVKYFANIIGHFREWVVKNIEKISQQNLKISAILPAHGVLYRGDSVREVVEKYRSLGAGETVPGKTVIAYTSMYGFVSEVVDDAVSLLDKYGIKPLVYGFTDRERADFSELVADAYQAENLIIATATYEARTFPLMKEVVELIIEKTPVNKNVLVIALYGWGGKAGAELEELLTKNGFRKREVIEFRAGQRENVRKELEDRMPRLLGRR
- a CDS encoding HD domain-containing protein codes for the protein MEPSQSPFIPFNGQIRDVLYGYIDFVKGFEDKVIDSWPLQRLRYIYQLQAAHFIYPNATHTRFAHSIGVMHSSFKYVNNLLRTSYHLPEESESRREIIKHQKEIIFASRLLGLMHDLGHGPFSHAFDKYVYKTREFLGYSVGNHEVVGYLIYRQVLREKIFELALNSAKTLGLDPEVLISLLDEGMKPPRGMRDFTDLVSRSLLSDKDFYNPSVNGLSSIVRLVVRDYAYTSDIMDYLKRDSFFTGVPVGEINDDWIIRNTFLVEKNNMIIPGVTRKSLDEIARLFDARKIMYKNVYLHPVNVAFIEMIGYLLQCLRSRLVEIIEEMLQSPENLSKYFLLTDHSLYTMLAGLMHEDPSAYECVDKDLARKALQSLFIERKPVWKMVGRFNYNLKHAKHLFSERFGEAYQKTLKDKIGEEISTVLKSKNVNPSDILTIIDKVEIYPSSGSEVLDKIHVVEIRGGKVIDLEELTYEEFAQQHGLIPEVLFTIYVNREIYKDLSSSDIKKAQESAEEVIKEALYGGGREAPETS
- a CDS encoding bacteriohemerythrin; the encoded protein is MRDFQECLNIVSRKVSNDLHSLEKLLDISEVIISERVRGNLSRILDSVANANPEEYYFVEIYNEELKARCILVFEGGNLLRVAFGGTDSNVLVNPEDFCRRISDSEIALFKVVLPLLQWKQDMVFGFEPMDSQHEKILHKWNELIRELLRGEGKEAVVLKELVNEVFKHLAYEEDLMRRYKYPKAKQHFKDHEAFRSLLNQLISRADKIGVIGMLRENIGFVYAYLAHLNSADRELASFLKKNIL
- a CDS encoding glycosyltransferase family 2 protein, which gives rise to MAYPKISIIWLNHNSMKILPLVLQSLESIASIDYPSDRYELIVVDNGSTDGSFEKIKEFLERKSNLRRKIIKLDYNLGFTGGNNIGFIARDRESKYVLLLNNDAVLFQEGLRVLVEYAENYSGIAGLQGVVLKYGSRLIDTAGDYVDELLLTHPLGNNQVYPWTLRKPIYVTYADGCCSLYRVESLLKCTGGKLFINEFFGYGDDNVLGLMLWSCGCRLIAIPEVIASHARGLTFGRGKSTISTYLGERNRVALTQITNTRYKQVVLLHALRNLITLFLPRTGFSSLAKTKARVVVDGVRLGRRLKNQGVFLDIYKAPLVKITLRDLPVFFTARRIVKKYFENWAYKNLNLLTIED
- the rfbC gene encoding dTDP-4-dehydrorhamnose 3,5-epimerase encodes the protein MPFKSFKKLDIPGIVLVEYTRFPDERGFFAELYKRTDFLANDIPYDFVQTNLSFSRRGVIRGLHYQLKPMEQGKLVYVISGRVYDVAVDIRKGSPWFGKYVGVFLEPGYALWIPPGFAHGFQALEDAYFLYLVTKEYSPQHERCIKWDDQEIGVQWPVKENVILSEKDKKCPPLREAETNFEY
- the rfbB gene encoding dTDP-glucose 4,6-dehydratase — protein: MRIAVLGGAGFIGSNFVRYLVSNHEDVQVLVYDKLTYAGRLENLHGLLENKRLKFIRGDICNEELLEHALREFQADAIVNFAAETHVDRSINNPAPFLQTNIYGVFTILEVSRRLDVNRLLHMSTDEVYGDLYGVEGEADEKWPLNPSSPYSASKASGDLLIKSYGRTYGLKYILARPSNNYGPYQHPEKLIPRTIIRLLHGKPATIYGDGSQVRDWLYVEDTARALYTILTRGGYQEVYNICASESATVREIVYRVVESMGRDPARDIVYVKGRPGEDRRYAMKCNKILGLGWKPLVKLGEGLAKTIEWYTRNEWWWRPLVDEVYVLSDTPWRH
- a CDS encoding glucose-1-phosphate thymidylyltransferase; translated protein: MDLKGLVLAAGEGSRLRPFTFSRPKHLIPLLGKPMIQYAIDDLVDSGVKDIGVVVGYFKDLIKDALGEGSNNYRLSYIVQEKRLGIAHAIYLSIEEGFLDKPFIVYLGDNILSRGVRQNVRRFLEKDADVYILLSKVKDPSRFGVAVLRDGRVVRLVEKPREFVSDLAVVGVYMFRDPDLVVKAFKTLKPSWRGEYEITELIQWFIDNNYQVEYDVITGWWKDVGTYNGLLEALYLLLDNVNERFEGDIRGEVIGRAIVEKEAVVEGRVYGPAYIGRNVVVEKDTSIEHYTSIEQGAKILSGSLSRSLVLEEASLDIGVLRLRDSIIGARSIVKSRRGNHGEARLVISDNSIVEF
- a CDS encoding COG2426 family protein, which produces MSGVDLQSIMIAFILGFLPISEVRGAIPYAIIKAGNDAASMTILALTGVFANLLIAPVALNILSIVEKIIMNEKFPSFLRNLYFKIIEKAWEKASKMEKITFISLALFVAVPFPATGAWTGSLVAFLLRLDKRKAIVAISSGVLIASLIVYSAVYLGLSIMKSIFLL